One Microvirga thermotolerans DNA window includes the following coding sequences:
- a CDS encoding RNA polymerase factor sigma-32: MGEISGVRRRFVRAAMNAPFLEREEEHRLAVRWKEQRDETALHQLTAAHMRLVIALAARFRHYGLPMADLVQEGHVGLLEAAARFEPERDVRFSTYATWWIRASIQDYILRNWSIVRGGTSSAQKALFFNLRRLRARLTRGGEERIASDIHEKIAEAIGVSRADVALMDARLSAPDASLNAPVLDADASSSAERVEFLVDTSPLPDESVSEVIDSERRVRWLRQALEVLNERELRILRARRLDDEQVTLEFLGDRLGISKERVRQIENRALEKLKRALMERYPQASGAFV; this comes from the coding sequence ATGGGAGAAATCTCTGGGGTTCGTCGTCGGTTCGTCCGTGCGGCCATGAATGCTCCGTTTCTCGAGCGCGAGGAGGAGCATCGCCTGGCCGTGCGCTGGAAAGAGCAGCGGGACGAAACGGCGCTCCATCAGCTGACCGCCGCGCACATGCGCCTCGTGATCGCTCTGGCCGCCCGGTTCCGCCACTACGGTCTGCCGATGGCCGATCTGGTCCAGGAGGGCCATGTGGGCCTTCTCGAGGCGGCCGCCCGGTTCGAGCCGGAGCGGGACGTCCGCTTCTCCACCTACGCGACCTGGTGGATCCGCGCATCGATCCAGGACTACATCCTTCGCAACTGGTCCATCGTCCGCGGCGGGACGAGTTCCGCGCAGAAGGCCCTCTTCTTCAACCTGCGACGCCTGCGCGCCCGTCTGACCCGCGGGGGCGAGGAGCGGATCGCATCCGACATTCACGAGAAGATCGCCGAGGCCATCGGCGTCTCGCGGGCGGACGTGGCGCTGATGGATGCGCGGCTCTCCGCCCCCGACGCTTCGCTCAATGCGCCCGTCCTCGATGCGGATGCGTCCAGCTCCGCCGAGCGGGTCGAGTTCCTGGTCGATACCAGCCCGCTGCCCGACGAGAGCGTGAGCGAGGTGATCGACAGCGAGCGCCGCGTCCGCTGGCTGCGTCAGGCGCTGGAGGTGCTCAACGAGCGCGAACTCCGGATCCTGCGGGCCCGCCGCCTCGACGACGAGCAGGTCACCTTGGAGTTCCTGGGGGACCGCCTCGGCATCTCGAAGGAGCGCGTGCGCCAGATCGAGAACCGCGCCCTCGAAAAACTCAAGCGCGCCCTGATGGAGAGATATCCCCAGGCTTCGGGGGCCTTCGTCTGA
- a CDS encoding ATP-binding cassette domain-containing protein: MSDTAPLIDIRNLVKHFGSVIALSGVSLTVNRGEVMCLLGDNGAGKSTLIKTLAGVHKPTSGEFLVEGRHVSFSSPRDALDAGIATVYQDLAMIPLMSVTRNFFMGREPVKGVWPFRYIDFDRCNAVTREEMHRIGIDVRDPNQAVGTLSGGERQCVAIARAVYFGAKVLILDEPTSALGVAQTSMVLKYIHQVRSKGLGVIFITHNVRHAYAVGDRFTVLNRGKTLGTYTKSEIAIDELQNLMAGGKELQVLSADLGGMV; the protein is encoded by the coding sequence ATGAGCGACACGGCCCCTCTCATCGACATCCGCAATCTCGTCAAGCATTTCGGCTCCGTGATCGCGCTCTCGGGCGTGTCGCTCACGGTCAACCGGGGCGAGGTCATGTGCCTGCTCGGCGACAACGGCGCCGGCAAATCGACCCTCATCAAGACGCTGGCCGGCGTGCACAAGCCGACGAGCGGCGAGTTCCTCGTGGAGGGGCGGCACGTCTCCTTCTCGAGCCCGCGCGACGCGCTCGATGCGGGGATCGCGACGGTCTACCAGGACCTCGCCATGATCCCGCTCATGTCGGTGACGCGCAACTTCTTCATGGGGCGCGAGCCGGTGAAGGGCGTCTGGCCGTTCCGCTACATCGACTTCGACCGCTGCAACGCGGTGACGCGGGAGGAGATGCACAGGATCGGCATCGACGTGCGCGATCCCAACCAGGCGGTGGGGACGCTCTCCGGCGGCGAGCGCCAATGCGTGGCGATCGCGCGTGCGGTCTATTTCGGCGCGAAGGTGCTGATCCTCGACGAGCCGACCTCGGCGCTCGGCGTGGCGCAGACCTCCATGGTGCTGAAATACATCCACCAGGTGCGGAGCAAGGGGCTGGGGGTGATCTTCATCACCCACAACGTGCGCCATGCTTACGCGGTCGGCGACCGCTTCACGGTGCTCAACCGCGGCAAGACGCTCGGCACCTACACGAAGTCCGAGATCGCCATCGACGAGCTTCAGAACCTCATGGCCGGCGGCAAGGAGCTGCAGGTCCTCTCGGCCGATCTCGGCGGCATGGTGTGA
- a CDS encoding Gfo/Idh/MocA family protein — MKALGIGLIGTGYMGKCHALAWNAVAPVFGDVPRPRLAGLAEASQDLAERKARELGFERATGDWRTLLDDPGIDVVSIATPNAFHPEMAIAALEAGKHVWCEKPMAVTLEDAERMLAAARASGKVAALGYNYIQNPVVRLVRRILDEGRIGAVNHVRLEMDEDFMADPDAFFSWKSEASSGHGALDDFGVHPLSLLRVLVGGVRRVCGHMAKPYADRPLQGGGRRAVETHDIASVLMELENGASGVLALNRSAWGRKGRIFVQIFGSEGAVVYDQERMNELQLYTADDARERQGFRTILAGPQHPPYDRFVPAPGHGLGFNDLKVIECRELIRRIAGEAAHLIEFEDGIRIERTVDAIARSAREGRWIDVAADARREAA; from the coding sequence ATGAAGGCGCTCGGCATCGGCCTGATCGGCACCGGCTACATGGGCAAGTGCCACGCGCTGGCCTGGAACGCGGTCGCTCCCGTGTTCGGGGACGTGCCGCGCCCCCGCCTCGCGGGGCTCGCCGAGGCTTCGCAGGATCTCGCGGAGAGAAAAGCGCGGGAGCTCGGGTTCGAGCGCGCGACGGGCGATTGGCGCACGCTCCTGGACGATCCCGGAATCGACGTGGTGTCGATCGCCACGCCCAACGCCTTCCACCCGGAGATGGCGATCGCCGCGCTGGAGGCGGGCAAGCACGTGTGGTGCGAGAAGCCGATGGCCGTGACGCTGGAGGATGCGGAGCGCATGCTGGCTGCCGCCCGCGCATCCGGCAAGGTGGCGGCGCTCGGCTACAACTACATCCAGAACCCGGTCGTGCGCCTCGTCCGCCGCATCCTCGACGAGGGCCGGATCGGCGCGGTCAACCATGTGCGCCTCGAGATGGACGAGGACTTCATGGCGGATCCGGACGCGTTCTTCTCCTGGAAGAGCGAAGCTTCCTCCGGCCATGGCGCGCTCGACGATTTCGGCGTCCATCCGCTGAGCCTCCTGCGCGTTCTCGTCGGCGGCGTGCGGCGCGTGTGCGGCCACATGGCGAAGCCCTACGCGGACCGGCCCCTGCAGGGCGGCGGCCGCCGCGCGGTGGAGACGCACGACATCGCGAGCGTGCTCATGGAGCTCGAGAACGGCGCTTCCGGTGTGCTTGCCCTCAACCGCTCCGCCTGGGGGCGGAAGGGGCGCATCTTCGTGCAGATCTTCGGATCGGAGGGCGCCGTCGTCTACGACCAGGAGCGCATGAACGAGCTGCAGCTCTACACGGCCGACGACGCGCGGGAGAGGCAGGGCTTCCGCACCATCCTCGCGGGGCCGCAGCACCCGCCCTACGACAGGTTCGTTCCCGCCCCCGGGCACGGGCTCGGCTTCAACGACCTGAAAGTCATCGAGTGCCGCGAGCTGATCCGCCGCATCGCAGGCGAGGCGGCCCATCTCATCGAGTTCGAGGACGGCATCCGCATCGAGCGCACGGTCGACGCCATCGCCCGCAGCGCCCGCGAGGGCCGCTGGATCGACGTCGCCGCCGATGCGCGGCGCGAGGCTGCGTAA
- a CDS encoding helicase-related protein, which translates to MISRSLPPQVRARGVTAVLGPTNTGKTHLAIERMLGHESGMIGLPLRLLAREVYQRVVEKAGAHNVALITGEEKIKPDRPRYWISTVEAMPRDLDLAFVAVDEIQLAADLDRGHVFTDRLLNQRGREETLLIGSNTMRPLIEALIPGVHVITRPRLSQLTFAGEKKVSRLPRRTAIVAFSAEEVYAIAELIRRQRGGAAVVLGALSPRTRNAQVELYQSGDVEYLVATDAVGMGLNLDVDHVAFAADRKFDGFRFRKLYHAELAQIAGRAGRHMRDGTFGTAGRCPPFDAETVEALENHVFDPVRIVQWRNPDLDFSSLARLRDSLSEQPREYGLVRAPMGEDVAALELLAREDDIQAYGRSKVAVERLWQVCQVPDYRKVSPQTHADLVGQLYRFLMKEGAVPADWFSRHLLAMDRTDGDIDTLSNRIAQVRTWSFVANRPDWLKDPEHWQGVARQVEDKLSDALHERLAQRFIDRRTSVLMRRLRENTMLEAEITTTGDVTVEGQHIGHLHGFQFVPDPQADTAEAKTLRNAAGKALAGEIEARADRFAETPDAMLVLSNDGTVRWMGDPVAKLEPGDKLFEPRLRILSDEQLTGPARDKVDNRLKAWLKAYVVRLLGPLMELEHSQELTGLARGIAFQIVEALGVLERAKVLNEVRSLDQEARAALRKAGVRFGAYHLYLPALLKPAPRILAAQLWALQNGGLDQKGIDEIAHLAQSGRTSIPVDKEIAAGLYRAAGFRVCGGRAVRVDILERLADLIRPAIAYRPGATPGEPPPGAADGEGFVATVAMTSLVGCAGEDFATILKSLGYVMERRPGPAITVPLLAPAPQAPAAAPAAGEEGASAAETPEGAPVEAGEPTAAALESVEASAFVPSEPAGTAEAPAGAEASLPEAPAEAGAEAPAEPEMIEVWRQHRRHHDGGHARHGRGRQERGERRPRQGEQPSGERPPRQERRPERREAGEGGKPQHARPARGPGRPDERRGPPRHDRRFEPRRDGGAERREKQPDPDSPFAKLMALKAQLEDGKK; encoded by the coding sequence ATGATCAGCCGTTCCCTTCCCCCGCAGGTGCGCGCACGCGGCGTGACCGCCGTGCTCGGCCCGACCAATACCGGCAAGACCCATCTCGCCATCGAGCGCATGCTCGGGCACGAATCCGGCATGATCGGCCTGCCGCTGCGGCTCCTTGCCCGGGAGGTCTACCAGCGCGTGGTGGAGAAGGCGGGGGCCCACAACGTCGCCCTGATCACCGGCGAGGAGAAGATCAAGCCCGACCGGCCGCGCTACTGGATCTCCACCGTCGAGGCCATGCCGCGGGACCTCGACCTCGCCTTCGTGGCGGTGGACGAGATCCAGCTCGCCGCCGACCTCGACCGCGGCCACGTGTTCACGGACCGCCTCCTCAACCAGCGCGGGCGCGAGGAGACCCTCCTCATCGGCTCCAACACCATGCGCCCCCTGATCGAGGCGCTGATCCCCGGCGTCCACGTGATCACCCGGCCGCGCCTGTCCCAGCTCACCTTCGCCGGCGAGAAGAAGGTGTCGCGCCTGCCCCGCCGCACGGCCATCGTCGCCTTCTCGGCCGAGGAGGTCTATGCGATCGCGGAGCTGATCCGCCGCCAGCGCGGCGGCGCGGCGGTGGTGCTGGGGGCCCTTTCCCCTCGCACCCGCAACGCCCAGGTGGAGCTCTACCAGTCGGGCGACGTGGAGTACTTGGTCGCCACCGACGCGGTGGGCATGGGGCTTAACCTGGACGTGGACCATGTCGCCTTCGCCGCCGACCGGAAGTTCGACGGGTTCCGCTTCCGCAAGCTTTACCATGCGGAATTGGCGCAGATCGCCGGCCGGGCGGGCCGCCACATGCGCGACGGCACCTTCGGCACGGCGGGGCGTTGCCCGCCTTTCGATGCGGAAACCGTCGAAGCGCTGGAGAACCATGTCTTCGACCCGGTCCGGATCGTGCAGTGGCGCAACCCGGATCTCGACTTCTCGTCCCTCGCCCGGCTGCGGGACAGCCTGTCCGAGCAGCCCCGCGAGTACGGCCTGGTGCGCGCCCCCATGGGCGAGGACGTGGCGGCGCTCGAACTCCTGGCCCGCGAGGACGACATCCAGGCCTACGGGCGGTCGAAAGTCGCGGTGGAACGCCTGTGGCAGGTGTGCCAAGTTCCCGACTACCGGAAGGTGTCCCCGCAGACCCATGCGGATCTCGTGGGCCAGCTCTACCGGTTCCTGATGAAGGAAGGAGCCGTGCCGGCGGATTGGTTTTCCCGGCATCTTCTGGCAATGGATCGGACCGATGGCGACATCGACACCCTGTCGAACCGCATCGCCCAGGTCCGGACCTGGTCCTTCGTCGCCAACCGCCCGGACTGGCTGAAGGATCCGGAGCATTGGCAGGGTGTTGCGCGTCAGGTAGAGGACAAGCTATCGGACGCGCTCCATGAACGTCTCGCCCAGCGCTTCATCGACAGGCGCACGAGCGTTCTCATGCGGCGCTTGAGAGAGAACACGATGCTCGAAGCGGAAATCACGACCACCGGCGACGTCACCGTCGAGGGTCAGCACATCGGCCACCTGCACGGATTCCAGTTCGTGCCCGACCCCCAGGCCGACACGGCGGAGGCCAAGACCCTGCGCAATGCGGCCGGCAAGGCGCTGGCGGGCGAGATCGAGGCCAGGGCCGACCGGTTCGCCGAGACGCCCGACGCCATGCTGGTGCTCTCGAACGACGGGACCGTCCGCTGGATGGGCGACCCCGTGGCGAAGCTCGAGCCCGGCGACAAGCTGTTCGAGCCGCGCCTGCGGATCCTGTCCGACGAGCAGCTGACCGGCCCGGCCCGGGACAAGGTCGACAATCGCCTGAAGGCCTGGCTCAAGGCCTACGTGGTGCGTCTCCTCGGGCCGCTGATGGAGCTGGAGCATTCCCAGGAGCTGACGGGGCTTGCCCGCGGCATCGCCTTCCAGATCGTCGAGGCCCTCGGCGTCCTGGAGCGCGCGAAGGTGCTCAACGAGGTCCGCAGCCTCGACCAGGAGGCCCGCGCGGCCCTGCGCAAGGCCGGCGTCCGTTTCGGCGCCTATCATCTCTACCTGCCGGCCCTGCTCAAGCCCGCTCCGCGCATCCTCGCGGCCCAGCTCTGGGCCCTGCAGAACGGCGGGCTCGACCAGAAGGGCATCGACGAGATCGCCCACCTGGCCCAGTCGGGTCGGACCTCGATCCCGGTGGACAAGGAGATCGCGGCGGGCCTCTACCGCGCGGCGGGCTTCCGGGTCTGCGGCGGCCGGGCGGTACGCGTCGACATTCTGGAGCGCCTGGCGGATCTCATCCGCCCGGCCATCGCCTATCGCCCCGGCGCGACCCCCGGCGAGCCCCCTCCGGGCGCGGCCGACGGGGAGGGCTTCGTGGCCACCGTCGCCATGACATCCCTGGTGGGCTGCGCGGGCGAGGATTTCGCGACGATTCTCAAATCCCTGGGATACGTCATGGAGCGCCGCCCCGGCCCGGCCATCACGGTGCCGCTGCTGGCGCCGGCGCCGCAGGCCCCCGCTGCCGCACCGGCTGCGGGGGAGGAGGGCGCGTCCGCCGCCGAGACGCCGGAAGGCGCACCCGTGGAAGCGGGCGAGCCCACCGCCGCGGCTCTCGAGAGCGTCGAGGCCTCCGCCTTCGTTCCCTCGGAGCCGGCCGGAACGGCGGAGGCTCCCGCAGGGGCCGAGGCATCCTTGCCCGAAGCCCCGGCGGAGGCGGGCGCGGAGGCGCCTGCCGAGCCGGAGATGATCGAGGTCTGGCGCCAGCACCGGCGCCACCACGACGGCGGCCATGCCCGCCACGGGCGGGGCCGTCAGGAGCGGGGCGAGCGCCGCCCGCGCCAGGGCGAGCAGCCTTCCGGCGAGCGGCCGCCCCGTCAGGAGCGCCGTCCCGAGCGCCGGGAGGCGGGCGAGGGGGGCAAGCCGCAGCATGCGCGCCCGGCGCGCGGCCCCGGCCGTCCGGATGAGCGCCGCGGGCCTCCCCGGCACGACCGGCGGTTCGAGCCGCGCCGGGACGGCGGTGCGGAGCGCCGGGAGAAGCAGCCGGATCCGGATTCGCCCTTCGCCAAGCTCATGGCCCTCAAGGCCCAGCTCGAGGACGGCAAGAAGTGA
- a CDS encoding CarD family transcriptional regulator — MTTAKKSAQRLGFKTGEAIVYPAHGVGRITAVEEQEIAGFKLELFVVSFDKDKMVLRVPTAKAASVGMRKLAEPALVQKALDVLTGRARIKRTMWSRRAQEYEAKINSGDLIAVTEVVRDLYRSEAQPEQSYSERQLYESALDRVVREIAAVNKITETEALKLVEQSLAKSPRRAAKGAEGETEVDGDDLQEEAA, encoded by the coding sequence ATGACCACCGCCAAGAAGTCCGCCCAGCGTCTCGGTTTCAAGACCGGCGAAGCGATCGTGTATCCCGCCCATGGCGTCGGCCGCATCACGGCCGTGGAAGAGCAGGAAATCGCGGGTTTCAAGCTGGAGCTGTTCGTGGTCTCCTTCGACAAGGACAAGATGGTGCTCCGCGTCCCGACGGCGAAGGCTGCGAGCGTCGGCATGCGCAAGCTCGCCGAGCCGGCCCTGGTCCAGAAGGCCCTGGACGTGCTGACCGGCCGCGCCCGGATCAAGCGCACCATGTGGTCGCGCCGGGCCCAGGAGTATGAAGCCAAGATCAACTCCGGCGACCTGATCGCCGTGACCGAGGTCGTCCGCGACCTGTACCGGTCCGAGGCCCAGCCCGAGCAGTCCTACAGCGAGCGCCAGCTCTACGAATCCGCTCTCGACCGCGTCGTGCGCGAGATCGCGGCGGTGAACAAGATCACCGAGACCGAGGCCCTCAAGCTCGTCGAGCAGAGCCTGGCCAAGTCGCCGCGCCGTGCCGCCAAGGGCGCCGAGGGCGAGACGGAGGTCGACGGCGACGACCTGCAGGAGGAGGCCGCCTGA
- the fdxA gene encoding ferredoxin FdxA yields MTYVVTENCIKCKYMDCVEVCPVDCFYEGENMLVIHPDECIDCGVCEPECPAEAIKSDAEPGLEQWLKLNADMAKTWPNITQKKDPPADAKEFDGVPGKYEKFFSANPGEGD; encoded by the coding sequence ATGACCTACGTCGTCACCGAAAACTGCATCAAATGCAAATACATGGACTGCGTCGAGGTGTGTCCGGTCGACTGCTTCTACGAGGGCGAGAACATGCTCGTCATCCATCCGGACGAGTGCATCGACTGCGGAGTCTGCGAGCCGGAATGCCCCGCCGAGGCCATCAAGTCCGATGCGGAGCCGGGGCTGGAGCAGTGGCTCAAGCTGAACGCCGACATGGCCAAGACCTGGCCCAACATCACCCAGAAGAAGGATCCGCCCGCGGACGCCAAGGAATTCGACGGCGTTCCCGGCAAATATGAGAAATTCTTCTCGGCCAATCCCGGCGAGGGGGATTGA
- a CDS encoding M48 family metalloprotease has translation MSRTRHPLRIRAAGSALLAALLSGCAAFDGNVSLPADAPRVVGVERPRDRDHERLVAAFGGEVRSPDTQRFLNEVTRQLVEASDRPDEAYQVTILNSPAVNAFALPNGRLYVTRGLLALANDTSEIAAVLAHEIAHVTLRHASQRSELQARSTLIKRVTENVLNNAEEAALVQSQARSTLASFSRGQELEADQVGVKVLARAGFDPYGAPRFLTALGRSATGGGENSADMMASHPSTRDRISLALQAARRASGAPGIGAAGRSEYLTAIDGIAYGDDPSDGVVRGRRFIHSRLGVAFEAPEGFTLENTSQAVLGASADGSRRLLFDAADTPAGQSLEEVLRSTWNDTIEPGSLTTTTVNGLPVATALSVGKEWSFRLSAIRIGNTTYRLILAARSGTGNLDGLFQRTLGSVRQVTPEEARAIRPLRLRIVTAQPGDTVQTLAERMPVDRPLDRFLQLNGLERGDTLKVGERYKIAVE, from the coding sequence ATGAGCCGGACACGCCACCCCCTTCGCATCCGGGCCGCCGGGAGCGCCCTGCTCGCGGCCTTGCTCTCGGGATGCGCCGCCTTCGACGGCAACGTGTCGCTGCCGGCCGATGCGCCGCGCGTCGTCGGGGTCGAACGCCCGCGCGACCGCGATCACGAGCGGCTGGTGGCCGCCTTCGGCGGCGAGGTCAGGTCGCCGGACACCCAGCGCTTTCTCAACGAGGTCACCCGGCAGCTGGTGGAGGCCAGCGACAGGCCCGACGAGGCCTATCAGGTGACGATCCTGAACTCCCCGGCCGTCAACGCCTTCGCCCTGCCGAACGGACGCCTCTACGTCACCCGGGGCCTGCTGGCCCTCGCCAACGACACGTCGGAGATCGCCGCGGTCCTGGCCCATGAGATCGCGCATGTGACCCTGCGTCACGCCTCGCAGCGGAGCGAGCTCCAGGCCCGCTCCACGCTCATCAAGCGGGTCACCGAGAACGTGCTGAACAATGCCGAGGAGGCCGCCCTGGTCCAGAGCCAGGCGCGGTCGACCCTGGCGAGCTTCTCCCGCGGGCAGGAGCTGGAGGCCGACCAGGTCGGGGTCAAGGTCCTGGCGCGGGCGGGCTTCGATCCTTATGGAGCGCCGCGCTTCCTCACCGCCCTCGGCCGCTCCGCCACCGGGGGCGGCGAGAACAGCGCCGACATGATGGCGAGCCATCCCAGCACGCGGGACAGGATCTCGCTCGCGCTCCAGGCGGCCCGGCGCGCCAGCGGCGCCCCGGGCATCGGCGCAGCGGGCCGGTCGGAATATCTTACCGCCATCGACGGCATCGCCTATGGGGACGATCCCTCGGACGGCGTGGTGCGGGGGCGCCGCTTCATCCATTCGCGCCTCGGCGTCGCCTTCGAGGCGCCGGAGGGCTTTACCCTGGAGAACACGTCGCAGGCCGTCCTCGGCGCCTCCGCCGACGGCAGCCGCCGGCTCCTGTTCGACGCGGCGGATACGCCGGCCGGGCAGAGCCTGGAGGAGGTCCTGCGCTCGACCTGGAACGACACGATCGAGCCCGGAAGCCTCACGACCACCACCGTCAACGGGCTGCCGGTGGCCACGGCCCTCTCGGTCGGGAAGGAATGGTCGTTCCGCCTTTCGGCGATCCGGATCGGCAACACCACCTACAGGCTGATCCTCGCCGCCCGCAGCGGGACAGGCAATCTCGACGGCCTGTTCCAGAGGACGCTGGGGAGCGTGCGGCAGGTCACCCCGGAGGAGGCCCGCGCGATCCGGCCCCTGCGCCTGAGGATCGTGACGGCGCAACCGGGCGACACGGTGCAAACCCTGGCAGAAAGAATGCCGGTTGACCGGCCGCTCGACCGCTTCCTGCAGCTGAACGGGCTCGAGCGCGGGGACACCCTCAAGGTGGGCGAGCGGTACAAGATCGCTGTCGAGTAA
- a CDS encoding thermonuclease family protein produces MRFCVAAGLAVGLSCVQVRAAGLPARPASACAGTTGPDRLLSLTPEGDLVLSAGGAARLAEIRLPDSGPARPEAEAWLKTLVDRPLLVTTGPERDRWGRLPVRIRIPDPAGGTDAAEALVESGLAMVDPGTGETLCRPELLALEETARERNLGLWADALYKPLDANRIDRLQDRFGTFVLVEGRVKSVGERRQRVYLNFGGHWAEDFTIIIPKRTWKTMTDRGATAASLEGRRIRVRGILEPWQGAAITVVVPEMIERLDNARPSR; encoded by the coding sequence TTGAGGTTTTGTGTCGCTGCGGGCCTTGCGGTCGGCCTGTCATGCGTTCAGGTCCGGGCGGCCGGCCTGCCGGCCAGGCCCGCGTCCGCCTGCGCGGGGACGACGGGTCCCGACCGGCTCCTGAGCCTGACGCCGGAAGGCGACCTCGTCCTTTCCGCCGGCGGAGCCGCCAGGCTCGCCGAGATCCGCCTGCCCGATTCGGGGCCCGCCCGGCCCGAGGCCGAGGCCTGGCTCAAAACCCTCGTCGACCGGCCGCTTCTCGTAACGACAGGCCCGGAGCGGGACCGCTGGGGGCGTCTGCCGGTCCGCATCCGCATTCCCGATCCGGCCGGCGGGACCGATGCCGCGGAGGCGCTGGTGGAATCCGGGCTGGCCATGGTCGACCCCGGCACGGGGGAAACCCTCTGCCGCCCCGAGCTCCTGGCGCTCGAGGAAACGGCGCGCGAGCGAAACCTTGGCCTCTGGGCCGATGCTCTTTATAAGCCCCTCGACGCAAACCGGATCGACCGCCTGCAAGACCGATTCGGCACGTTCGTCCTCGTCGAGGGGCGCGTGAAAAGCGTTGGCGAGCGCAGGCAACGGGTCTACCTGAACTTCGGAGGACACTGGGCGGAGGACTTCACGATCATCATCCCGAAGCGGACATGGAAGACCATGACGGATCGCGGCGCGACCGCCGCGTCCCTGGAGGGTCGGCGGATCAGGGTCCGAGGCATTTTGGAGCCTTGGCAAGGCGCCGCCATTACCGTTGTAGTGCCTGAGATGATCGAGCGCCTCGACAACGCACGCCCGTCACGCTGA
- a CDS encoding RNA-binding S4 domain-containing protein → MREDRQRIDKWLWFARFAKTRTLAAKLVTSGFVRINGQKIENAAKPLAVGDVVTLALARTTLVLRVEGLGHRRGPAQEARLLYADLSGDDGTLVSRSDSG, encoded by the coding sequence ATGCGTGAGGACCGGCAGCGGATCGACAAATGGCTCTGGTTCGCGCGCTTCGCGAAGACCCGGACCCTCGCGGCGAAGCTCGTGACGAGCGGCTTCGTCAGGATCAACGGCCAGAAGATCGAGAACGCGGCCAAGCCGCTGGCGGTGGGGGACGTGGTCACCCTGGCGCTGGCCCGCACCACTCTGGTCCTGCGCGTCGAGGGTCTCGGCCACCGCCGGGGCCCTGCGCAGGAGGCAAGGCTGCTTTACGCCGACCTCAGCGGTGACGATGGGACGCTTGTCAGCAGGAGCGACAGCGGCTAG
- a CDS encoding terminase small subunit — translation MAADEKRKRFVQEYLIDLNGTQAAIRAGYARSGAHTEANRLLAIPEVKAMIEEGQRKMAEKAEVTQEYVIRELKEVVARCMDRDSFNPKDANKALELLGKHIGMFKDEPSSVVAIQNNVGSNNQIRRIVRRIVDPKQERQDDE, via the coding sequence ATGGCCGCCGATGAGAAGAGAAAGCGGTTCGTTCAGGAGTACCTGATCGACCTAAACGGGACCCAGGCCGCCATTCGGGCAGGTTACGCGCGATCAGGGGCTCACACGGAAGCCAATCGCCTGCTGGCCATCCCAGAGGTCAAGGCGATGATCGAGGAGGGACAGAGGAAGATGGCCGAGAAGGCAGAGGTCACGCAGGAATACGTGATCAGGGAATTAAAGGAGGTTGTCGCCCGCTGCATGGATCGCGACAGCTTCAATCCCAAGGACGCGAACAAGGCCCTGGAGCTTCTGGGCAAGCACATCGGCATGTTCAAGGACGAGCCCTCCTCCGTAGTTGCTATCCAGAACAATGTCGGGAGCAACAACCAGATCAGAAGGATCGTCCGCAGGATCGTGGACCCGAAGCAGGAGAGGCAAGACGACGAATGA